The following proteins are encoded in a genomic region of Planococcus lenghuensis:
- a CDS encoding amidase family protein: protein MDLTTYMQTDGVGLAELVQKREVTPAELLELSFTRLQQVNPELNAFTKTRHPQAVTEAAYLPDGPFMGVPIALKNISQALKGEALTSGSKLLASALSDRDSNFVARLRAAGVSFIGHTNTPEFGLKNITEPASHGASRNPWNPDYSPGGSSGGSAAAVASGIVPVAGASDGGGSIRIPASFTGLFGLKPTRGRTPVGPGTGRQWQGASIDFALTRTVRDSAALLDVLQTIQPEAAFQVPLFAGSYLETLKQAPKSLTVAFSLESPVGTPVSAEAKEAVRKTVKWLERQGHRVEEEGNGVDGIRLMQDYYIMNSGEMALVVRQLGQMLGRPLTKDDLEIEGWLMAEAGKNVSAADYSASIASWDRAAAKMADLHQTYDLYITPATASAAPKVGDLTHSEESRAMLLARLARAKTWQEEQALIYDMFLPSLTCTPFTQLANLTGQPAVSVPVHVTAAGLPIGVQLMANKGNEALLLQTAAAIEQSDLWIGMAGNPNFAN from the coding sequence GTGGATTTAACTACATACATGCAAACTGATGGGGTGGGACTGGCAGAGCTCGTCCAGAAGCGGGAAGTGACGCCGGCTGAGCTGCTGGAGCTGAGTTTCACCCGGCTGCAACAAGTGAATCCTGAACTGAACGCTTTTACAAAAACGCGGCATCCGCAGGCAGTAACGGAAGCTGCCTATCTGCCTGATGGTCCGTTCATGGGCGTGCCGATCGCATTGAAGAACATTTCGCAGGCGCTGAAAGGGGAAGCGTTGACGTCGGGGTCGAAGCTATTGGCATCAGCCTTATCGGACCGCGACTCGAATTTCGTTGCGCGGCTCCGGGCCGCCGGGGTGTCATTCATCGGCCACACCAATACGCCGGAATTCGGATTGAAGAACATCACAGAACCTGCCTCACATGGAGCTTCACGCAATCCATGGAATCCCGATTATTCACCGGGCGGTTCAAGCGGCGGATCGGCAGCAGCTGTCGCATCAGGCATTGTGCCGGTGGCAGGTGCAAGTGACGGCGGCGGATCGATTCGGATTCCGGCTTCGTTCACGGGGCTGTTCGGCTTGAAGCCGACACGCGGACGGACACCGGTAGGGCCGGGAACCGGCCGGCAATGGCAGGGAGCTTCGATTGATTTCGCTTTGACCCGAACGGTCCGCGACAGCGCGGCGCTTCTTGATGTGCTGCAGACCATTCAGCCGGAAGCGGCATTCCAGGTGCCGTTATTCGCCGGCAGTTACCTGGAAACGTTGAAGCAGGCACCAAAGTCCTTAACAGTGGCATTCTCACTGGAATCGCCGGTCGGGACGCCGGTGTCGGCTGAGGCGAAAGAGGCCGTGCGGAAAACGGTGAAATGGCTTGAACGCCAAGGGCACCGGGTAGAAGAGGAAGGGAATGGTGTGGACGGCATCCGGCTCATGCAGGATTATTACATCATGAACAGCGGCGAGATGGCACTCGTTGTCCGGCAGCTCGGTCAAATGCTCGGCCGTCCGCTTACGAAAGATGATTTGGAGATCGAGGGCTGGCTGATGGCAGAAGCCGGAAAAAACGTGTCGGCTGCTGATTATTCCGCAAGCATTGCATCATGGGACCGGGCAGCAGCCAAAATGGCGGACCTTCACCAAACCTACGATTTATATATCACACCGGCAACTGCTTCAGCTGCACCGAAAGTCGGCGACCTCACGCACTCTGAAGAGTCGCGGGCTATGCTGCTTGCACGCCTCGCCCGGGCGAAGACCTGGCAGGAAGAGCAGGCGCTCATTTATGATATGTTCCTTCCGAGTCTCACCTGCACACCATTTACGCAGCTCGCAAATCTGACGGGACAGCCGGCCGTATCGGTACCGGTTCATGTAACGGCGGCCGGCCTTCCAATCGGTGTCCAGCTCATGGCGAATAAAGGCAATGAAGCATTGCTGCTGCAGACGGCAGCGGCGATCGAACAGTCAGACCTTTGGATCGGCATGGCCGGGAATCCGAATTTCGCCAATTGA
- a CDS encoding RNA-guided endonuclease InsQ/TnpB family protein: protein MATDKNGHHIKGTKKQLPGGWVTGAFRFAIFPTDEQKQRLEMAFGCERKIYNEYVAGLYEHLEAISFSGGFLAYKVPNYTTITQRYDFLDRSTDSFVYNDAKIRFQAAIKKYNETYGKRPLQYKKSVRQKMTDGYAPSLQDVEGLPKFHSKKQGRFSYTTNQTNGNIRIESRDGVTFLRIPKFAEGVSIRLHRALPADGLIKKATIKREGDRYIVAISVDYPFEKLQLVEKVATSKITALDYSQSDLYMDSEGQKAEYPRFHRLIEKRQRRQNKSLARKKERAPKDKDGNPIDSKNYQKALKNYQKTMAKAVNQRKDFLHKKSDQITNDYDAIVVEDLDLSNLAQCLKLGKKLHDNGFGMFRNMLKYKAERKGKHYIVADRFFPSSKLCSACGTKKENLRLSERTYACAHCQAMIDWDHNAALNLKNYGIRTLSDLGFLAAPVSS from the coding sequence ATGGCGACAGACAAAAACGGACATCACATCAAAGGCACGAAAAAACAATTGCCTGGTGGATGGGTGACGGGTGCCTTCCGTTTCGCCATTTTCCCCACGGACGAACAGAAACAGCGCCTCGAGATGGCGTTCGGCTGCGAGCGCAAAATCTATAACGAATACGTGGCGGGGCTGTACGAGCACCTTGAGGCCATCAGCTTCTCAGGCGGATTCCTGGCGTACAAGGTTCCGAATTATACGACGATCACCCAGCGCTATGATTTCCTGGATCGGTCGACTGATTCGTTTGTGTACAACGATGCCAAGATCCGTTTCCAGGCGGCCATCAAAAAGTACAACGAGACATACGGCAAGCGACCACTGCAGTATAAAAAGTCGGTTCGTCAGAAGATGACGGACGGCTATGCGCCATCCCTTCAGGATGTCGAAGGCCTGCCGAAGTTCCACAGTAAAAAGCAGGGCAGGTTCAGCTATACGACCAATCAGACGAACGGGAACATCCGCATCGAATCACGGGATGGGGTGACGTTCCTGCGCATCCCGAAATTCGCCGAGGGTGTGTCGATCCGCCTGCATCGCGCGCTTCCCGCCGATGGCCTGATCAAAAAGGCGACCATCAAACGGGAAGGTGACCGCTACATCGTGGCCATTTCCGTCGATTACCCATTTGAAAAGCTGCAACTCGTGGAAAAGGTCGCCACATCCAAAATTACCGCATTGGACTACAGCCAATCCGATTTGTACATGGACAGCGAGGGGCAAAAGGCGGAATACCCGCGGTTCCACCGCCTCATCGAGAAACGGCAGCGGCGGCAGAATAAGTCGCTGGCACGGAAGAAGGAACGGGCGCCGAAGGATAAAGACGGAAATCCGATCGATTCGAAGAACTACCAGAAAGCGCTCAAGAACTACCAGAAGACGATGGCGAAGGCCGTCAATCAGCGGAAAGACTTTCTCCACAAGAAAAGTGACCAGATAACCAATGATTACGATGCGATTGTGGTGGAAGACCTCGACCTGTCAAACCTGGCGCAGTGCCTGAAACTCGGCAAGAAACTGCACGACAACGGGTTCGGCATGTTCCGTAATATGCTCAAATACAAAGCGGAACGAAAAGGGAAACACTACATCGTCGCCGACCGCTTCTTTCCATCCAGTAAACTGTGCAGCGCCTGCGGCACAAAAAAAGAGAACTTGCGGCTTTCTGAACGGACGTATGCGTGTGCGCATTGCCAAGCCATGATCGACTGGGACCATAACGCAGCCCTCAACCTCAAGAACTACGGCATCCGCACGCTGTCGGATTTGGGGTTCTTAGCCGCCCCCGTCTCCAGCTAA
- a CDS encoding DinB family protein encodes MEKKRIMEEELATAEWAESLKAVPDELWFRPFREGAWGPADVISHFITWDKFLIQNRISYLLRGDEPPKLKVDVDALNKHASDFARSGISKEDLIDEFVLVRNALVTFIDKIPEERFLQPYPGNPEITLLDYFSGMVAHDRKHQKEIDAHVRPLPL; translated from the coding sequence ATGGAAAAAAAGCGCATTATGGAAGAAGAATTGGCGACGGCTGAATGGGCAGAGTCACTGAAGGCGGTTCCGGACGAATTGTGGTTTCGCCCATTCCGGGAAGGGGCGTGGGGGCCGGCAGATGTTATATCACATTTTATTACTTGGGATAAGTTCCTGATTCAAAACCGGATCTCCTATCTATTGCGCGGAGATGAACCGCCGAAACTCAAAGTGGATGTGGATGCGCTCAATAAACATGCGAGCGACTTTGCCCGGTCAGGCATTTCAAAAGAAGACCTCATCGATGAATTCGTGTTAGTGCGCAATGCGCTTGTCACCTTTATCGATAAGATTCCTGAGGAGCGATTTTTGCAGCCGTATCCAGGCAATCCTGAAATTACGTTGCTCGATTACTTCAGCGGCATGGTGGCTCACGACCGGAAACATCAGAAAGAAATTGATGCACATGTCCGGCCGCTGCCGCTGTAG
- a CDS encoding DUF2188 domain-containing protein — MADNNDNKNRSEYFEDRAGTEDARFHMVPHGDGEWAIKREGEDDPVETYDDRDKAIDDAIQKAKDAGTIAIIHDDDGQIERQENFDFDEDDDDNNSGNDD, encoded by the coding sequence ATGGCTGATAACAACGATAACAAAAACCGCAGTGAGTATTTCGAAGACCGCGCCGGCACAGAAGATGCACGGTTCCACATGGTGCCGCACGGTGACGGCGAATGGGCCATCAAACGGGAAGGTGAAGATGATCCGGTCGAAACGTACGACGACCGCGATAAAGCGATTGATGATGCTATCCAGAAAGCGAAGGATGCCGGCACGATTGCCATCATCCATGATGACGATGGCCAAATTGAGCGCCAGGAGAATTTTGATTTTGATGAAGACGACGATGACAATAACAGCGGTAATGATGACTGA
- a CDS encoding antibiotic biosynthesis monooxygenase family protein, with translation MFIVTSTVTVPPGKSGEVIDIYRNRSRRVDRADGFQSFRLLQNMKKPEELTVQLEWESKAAYLAWARSDEFKEIHDLEKNYPDQELAGIVPTVRQYEVVTE, from the coding sequence TTGTTTATTGTGACATCGACGGTGACTGTTCCACCGGGGAAATCCGGGGAAGTCATCGATATATACAGAAACCGCTCGCGCCGGGTTGATCGTGCTGACGGCTTCCAGTCATTCCGGCTGCTGCAGAATATGAAAAAGCCGGAGGAACTGACTGTGCAATTGGAATGGGAGTCAAAAGCGGCCTACCTTGCATGGGCGCGGAGTGACGAGTTCAAAGAGATCCATGATCTTGAAAAAAATTACCCGGACCAGGAATTGGCAGGCATCGTGCCGACTGTCCGGCAATACGAGGTTGTGACTGAATGA
- a CDS encoding cobalamin B12-binding domain-containing protein, translated as MLIEPKALARLFLDGEETKALTEIQAYLAEHSKKELYHDLLTPAMIHIGELWERNEISVADEHLATAICDFVMSAVDIRPVSLPSDGSKTALVLGVEGEQHYLGLKMTASLLRENGWSVHYLGPDLPLDHALAAAERWQPDAIGLSAALAYRAPAVRKFVEAFLELQPAPVIFIGGRAVSAADLSHLEQEGVLLFDNLHQLERWIREEGGTEQYEKSAI; from the coding sequence ATGTTAATTGAGCCAAAAGCGTTGGCCCGGTTATTCCTTGACGGGGAAGAGACAAAGGCGCTGACAGAAATCCAGGCGTACTTGGCAGAACACTCCAAAAAGGAACTGTATCATGACTTACTGACACCAGCCATGATTCATATTGGAGAACTTTGGGAACGCAATGAAATCTCGGTTGCCGATGAACATCTGGCGACAGCGATCTGTGATTTTGTCATGTCTGCTGTTGATATCCGGCCCGTTTCACTGCCGTCCGATGGCAGCAAAACAGCCCTCGTGCTCGGCGTTGAAGGCGAACAGCATTACCTTGGACTGAAGATGACCGCATCGCTTCTGCGGGAGAATGGCTGGAGTGTCCATTATCTGGGACCGGATCTTCCGCTGGATCATGCATTGGCAGCCGCCGAACGCTGGCAGCCGGATGCCATTGGCTTATCAGCAGCGCTGGCCTACCGGGCGCCTGCTGTCCGCAAATTCGTGGAAGCATTCTTGGAACTTCAGCCGGCCCCCGTCATTTTCATCGGCGGCCGGGCCGTAAGTGCAGCAGACCTGTCCCACTTGGAACAAGAAGGCGTCCTGCTGTTTGACAATCTGCATCAGCTGGAGCGCTGGATCCGGGAAGAAGGAGGAACAGAGCAATATGAAAAATCCGCAATCTGA
- a CDS encoding STAS domain-containing protein: MKNPQSEEWPLPVLKITRDFTIQDRSLEAEKILVPAASFLDLLDEDSRQKAENLLPKGLPGKGIELNFLGRGEERFAADVHVNWNDEETATLVIVPHAESHRRIAGQFTSLRQRLNETNYDLLLEKMKVDELVKRVRELSAPLIRLDRSRMLIPLFGDLTVEQMAAVQEKVLSDTYASGATKIILDFTAVDLIDNSGLQEFNSLLQSLSLMGTSVTLTGLHPDHARRLNELDVHLGITYASSLQDILQ, translated from the coding sequence ATGAAAAATCCGCAATCTGAGGAATGGCCGCTCCCTGTACTGAAAATAACCCGGGATTTCACCATCCAGGACCGGTCATTAGAGGCGGAGAAAATCCTTGTCCCCGCTGCCTCATTTCTTGATTTACTTGATGAAGACAGCCGGCAAAAGGCAGAAAACCTCCTGCCGAAAGGGCTGCCGGGCAAGGGGATTGAACTGAACTTTCTCGGAAGAGGAGAAGAACGGTTTGCTGCTGATGTCCATGTAAACTGGAATGATGAAGAGACCGCTACGCTGGTCATCGTGCCGCACGCCGAAAGCCACAGACGCATCGCCGGCCAGTTCACGAGTCTCCGGCAGCGGCTGAACGAGACGAATTACGACCTGCTGCTGGAAAAGATGAAAGTGGATGAATTGGTGAAACGGGTCCGGGAATTATCAGCTCCGCTCATCCGGCTTGATCGATCGCGCATGCTCATCCCGCTCTTTGGGGATTTGACAGTAGAACAGATGGCTGCAGTGCAGGAGAAAGTATTGAGTGATACATACGCATCCGGCGCAACGAAAATCATTCTGGATTTCACCGCTGTCGATCTAATCGATAATTCCGGTCTCCAGGAATTCAATTCGCTGCTGCAGTCGCTCAGCCTGATGGGCACATCCGTCACGCTGACCGGCCTGCATCCGGATCATGCCCGGCGGCTCAATGAATTGGATGTTCACCTGGGCATAACGTATGCTTCCTCGCTTCAGGATATCCTGCAGTAG
- a CDS encoding glycerol-3-phosphate dehydrogenase/oxidase — protein sequence MGFSSFERSATYKEMESQQLDLLVIGGGITGAGIALDAATRGMKIGVLEMQDFAAGTSSRSTKLVHGGLRYLKQFEVKMVAEVGKEREIVYENGPHVTTPEWMMLPFYKGGNFGPYSTNIGLRVYDFLAGVKKGERRRMLNIDEALEREPLLKRDGLKGAGYYVEYKTDDARLTIEVMKKAVETGAHALNYAKVIQFLYEDGRVVGVNAEDQIDGTIHSIRAKKVVNAAGPWVDELREKDGSKKGKTLQLTKGVHLVFDGDRFPLRQAIYFDMPDGRMAFAIPREGKVYVGTTDTVYKADIAHPTMTEEDRDYLLKAVDFIFPEVGVTVEDVESSWAGVRPLIYEEGKDPSEISRKDEIFVSESGLISIAGGKLTGYRKMAEHIADLVASQLKEEEGRTFPKSDTKHLPISGGEVGGSEGFKKFIDDIERAGEPLGLPEGALRQLTERYGANVDKVLEYYVSGKDEADKIGIHPLAYAMLRYGIEHEATCKPVDFFVRRTGAIYFQIDWVRTYKDPVLNYMAGAFGWTDEQKQLYREELDELLFEATQPVPYGVNWVEKEPVEAK from the coding sequence ATGGGATTTTCCAGTTTTGAACGATCAGCGACGTACAAAGAGATGGAGAGCCAGCAACTTGATTTGCTTGTCATCGGCGGTGGAATCACAGGTGCAGGGATTGCGCTTGACGCTGCAACCCGCGGAATGAAAATCGGCGTTTTGGAAATGCAGGATTTTGCGGCGGGCACCAGCAGCCGTTCCACGAAACTCGTCCATGGCGGCTTGCGTTATTTGAAGCAATTCGAAGTGAAGATGGTGGCGGAAGTCGGCAAAGAACGGGAAATCGTGTATGAGAACGGCCCGCATGTAACAACGCCGGAATGGATGATGCTGCCATTTTACAAGGGCGGGAATTTTGGCCCGTACAGCACAAATATCGGCTTGCGCGTTTATGACTTCCTGGCAGGTGTGAAAAAGGGCGAGCGCCGCCGCATGCTGAATATTGACGAAGCACTCGAACGGGAACCGCTGCTGAAGCGGGACGGATTGAAAGGTGCCGGATATTACGTGGAGTACAAGACGGATGACGCCCGGCTGACGATTGAAGTGATGAAAAAGGCTGTGGAGACCGGTGCGCATGCACTCAATTACGCGAAAGTTATCCAGTTCCTTTATGAGGACGGCCGCGTCGTGGGTGTCAATGCGGAAGACCAGATCGACGGCACCATCCACTCCATCCGTGCCAAGAAAGTCGTCAACGCAGCCGGACCATGGGTTGATGAACTGCGCGAAAAAGATGGCTCGAAGAAGGGGAAAACCCTTCAGTTAACGAAAGGGGTTCACTTGGTGTTTGACGGAGACCGGTTCCCGCTCCGACAGGCGATTTACTTTGATATGCCGGATGGCCGGATGGCCTTTGCAATCCCGCGCGAAGGCAAAGTGTATGTGGGGACGACGGACACGGTATACAAAGCGGATATCGCACACCCGACCATGACGGAAGAAGACCGCGACTATTTGCTGAAGGCTGTCGATTTCATCTTTCCGGAAGTTGGTGTGACTGTGGAAGACGTTGAATCGAGTTGGGCGGGTGTCCGGCCGCTCATTTACGAAGAAGGGAAAGATCCTTCTGAAATTTCCCGGAAGGATGAGATTTTCGTTTCGGAATCCGGGCTTATTTCAATCGCCGGCGGCAAGTTGACCGGTTACCGGAAAATGGCGGAGCATATCGCGGATCTCGTCGCTTCCCAGCTGAAGGAAGAAGAGGGGCGGACGTTCCCGAAAAGTGACACGAAACACCTGCCGATTTCAGGCGGTGAAGTCGGCGGCTCGGAAGGCTTTAAGAAATTCATCGATGATATTGAACGGGCAGGTGAGCCGCTCGGTCTGCCGGAAGGCGCTCTTCGCCAGCTGACGGAGCGCTACGGCGCAAATGTGGATAAAGTGCTGGAGTATTACGTATCCGGCAAAGACGAGGCGGATAAGATCGGCATCCATCCGCTTGCGTATGCCATGCTGCGGTACGGCATTGAACATGAAGCGACTTGTAAGCCAGTCGACTTCTTTGTCCGACGGACCGGGGCCATCTATTTCCAGATTGATTGGGTACGGACATATAAGGATCCGGTCCTCAATTACATGGCTGGTGCGTTTGGCTGGACGGATGAGCAGAAACAGCTGTACCGCGAAGAGCTGGATGAACTTCTGTTTGAAGCGACCCAGCCGGTGCCGTATGGCGTGAATTGGGTAGAGAAAGAACCGGTTGAAGCGAAATAA
- the glpK gene encoding glycerol kinase GlpK — protein sequence MSETYILAIDQGTTSSRAILFNKKGEIVETAQQEFEQFFPKPGWVEHDANEIWTSVLACVAGVFRKADIEPSQVEGIGITNQRETAVVWDRNTGKPVYRAIVWQSRQTDGICRELKEQGHNELFRKKTGLLIDAYFSGTKVKWILDNVEGAREKADNGDLMFGTIDSWLVYKLSGGQTHITDYSNASRTLMYNIYDLQWDDELLEILTVPKSMLPEVKQSSEVYAKTVNYHFFGHEVPIAGIAGDQQAALFGQACFEKGMVKNTYGTGCFVLMNTGEEGVASEQGLLTTLAWGVDGKVEYALEGSIFVAGSAIQWLRDGLKIINTAPESENYATQIESTEGVYMVPAFVGLGTPYWDTDARGAVFGLTRGTTKAHFIRATLESLAYQTKDVVDVMQKEAGTDMKTLRVDGGAVANDFLMQFQSDILDVPVERPGIQETTALGAAYLAGLAVGYWKDKDEIAKQWQLEKRFTREMDAETSASLYNGWQQAVEATRTFKL from the coding sequence TTGAGTGAAACGTATATTTTAGCGATCGACCAGGGAACAACCAGTTCACGGGCTATTCTGTTCAATAAAAAAGGGGAAATCGTTGAAACTGCCCAGCAGGAATTCGAACAGTTTTTCCCGAAGCCGGGCTGGGTGGAACACGACGCCAATGAAATCTGGACATCCGTTCTTGCCTGTGTGGCAGGCGTTTTCCGCAAAGCGGATATTGAACCGAGCCAAGTGGAAGGGATCGGCATTACAAACCAGCGGGAAACCGCTGTCGTGTGGGATCGCAATACCGGAAAACCGGTCTACCGGGCAATCGTCTGGCAGTCGCGCCAGACCGATGGTATCTGCCGGGAACTGAAAGAACAGGGACATAATGAATTGTTCCGTAAAAAGACAGGGTTGCTGATCGACGCTTATTTTTCAGGCACCAAAGTAAAATGGATTTTGGATAACGTGGAAGGTGCCCGGGAAAAAGCGGATAATGGCGATTTGATGTTCGGCACCATCGATTCCTGGCTCGTCTATAAGCTGTCCGGGGGCCAAACGCATATCACAGACTACAGCAATGCTTCCCGCACGCTGATGTACAATATCTATGATCTGCAGTGGGATGACGAGCTGCTTGAAATTCTTACGGTACCGAAAAGCATGCTGCCGGAAGTCAAGCAGTCATCCGAAGTCTATGCAAAAACAGTGAACTATCATTTCTTCGGCCATGAAGTGCCGATCGCCGGTATTGCCGGGGACCAGCAGGCCGCGCTATTCGGACAAGCCTGCTTCGAAAAAGGCATGGTGAAAAACACATACGGCACCGGCTGCTTTGTGCTCATGAACACAGGTGAAGAAGGGGTCGCTTCTGAACAGGGCTTGCTGACGACGCTTGCATGGGGCGTGGACGGAAAAGTGGAATATGCGCTTGAAGGCAGTATCTTCGTGGCCGGCTCAGCCATCCAATGGCTGCGTGATGGCTTGAAGATTATCAACACAGCACCGGAAAGCGAAAACTATGCGACACAGATCGAGTCAACGGAAGGCGTTTATATGGTGCCGGCATTCGTCGGGCTCGGTACACCTTATTGGGACACGGATGCACGCGGAGCCGTATTCGGTCTGACACGCGGTACGACAAAAGCCCATTTCATCCGGGCAACGCTTGAATCGCTGGCCTATCAGACAAAAGATGTCGTGGACGTTATGCAAAAAGAAGCGGGAACCGACATGAAGACGCTCCGTGTTGACGGCGGAGCCGTCGCGAACGACTTCCTGATGCAGTTCCAGAGTGATATTCTGGATGTTCCGGTTGAACGGCCAGGCATTCAGGAAACAACAGCGCTCGGTGCAGCATATCTTGCCGGACTTGCTGTTGGTTATTGGAAAGATAAGGACGAAATCGCGAAGCAATGGCAGCTCGAAAAACGCTTCACACGCGAAATGGATGCAGAGACAAGTGCGTCCTTGTATAATGGGTGGCAGCAGGCTGTCGAAGCTACACGAACATTTAAACTGTAA